The following proteins are encoded in a genomic region of Lytechinus variegatus isolate NC3 chromosome 7, Lvar_3.0, whole genome shotgun sequence:
- the LOC121417943 gene encoding lysosome-associated membrane glycoprotein 5-like, producing the protein MATPSIDFKMCLNILLTLCIFVSVSSQPSSIQDEPTDLEGDFVSPFEDKDLDQQSPGESSNTKAPTPAERTTQTAQEKTTSSPDDVANFIIRDDNGKACIRACFSAVLNVFYTNQQSESAEVKVPLPTKATARGTCGTMTDPASLSIQWNEGKYNLKFLFENKTENGAESWNARSLTFSYDTTDDTYFKDAAEAGMKSVRSQVDDDDLFKTSAEKSRKCELEDEIELVGGASNSTDKAILELSQLQLQPYHLLNDSFSKAQLCQNDKEAEGTNIASIAVGATLALVILVVIAGYAIGRRMGAITDRTSYSSME; encoded by the exons atggCTACTCCTTCTATTGACTTCAAAATGTGTCTTAACATTCTATTGACATTATGCATATTTG TTTCAGTAAGCAGTCAGCCGTCATCCATACAGGACGAACCGACTGATCTAGAGGGGGACTTCGTATCTCCGTTTGAGGATAAAGATCTGGATCAACAATCACCAGGAGAAAGTTCAAATACAAAG GCTCCAACACCTGCAGAAAGAACAACACAGACAGCACAAGAGAAGACAACCTCTTCCCCAGATGATGTTGCCAATTTCATTATCCGTGACGATAATGGTAAAGCTTGTATCCGTGCCTGTTTTTCTGCAGTTCTCAACGTATTTTATACAAACCAAcag AGTGAAAGTGCTGAGGTAAAAGTTCCCCTCCCAACGAAGGCTACTGCCAGAGGAACATGTGGTACAATGACAGACCCAGCATCTCTCTCAATCCAATGGAATGAAGGGAAATACAACCtcaaatttctttttgaaaat AAAACAGAAAATGGCGCAGAAAGCTGGAATGCAAGGAGCCTTACGTTTTCATACGATACGACCGATGACACATATTTTAAGGATGCTGCAGAAG CTGGGATGAAAAGCGTACGCAGCCAAGTCGACGATGATGACCTCTTTAAGACGTCGGCTGAGAAATCAAGAAAGTGTGAACTGGAGGATGAGATCGAGCTGGTGGGCGGAGCCAGCAACAGTACGGACAAGGCAATATTAGAACTAAGTCAGCTGCAGTTACAACCATATCATCTTTTAAATGATTCATTTAGTAAAG CACAACTATGTCAAAACGATAAAGAGGCCGAGGGAACCAACATCGCATCGATAGCCGTGGGCGCCACTTTGGCGCTTGTCATTCTCGTGGTCATCGCTGGCTATGCAATAGGACGTAGGATGGGCGCCATCACCGACAGAACCTCGTACAGTTCCATGGAGTAA